The DNA region CCTCATGGACGAGCTTGGAGTACACGAACGCATCCGAGGCCTGACTGCCAAACAGCAAGAACGCCAGCGCGGCCCCAAGCATGACCAGCACCGTGATGACCTTGAGAAACGGCGGGAGGCCGGCCCGCTCGCCCAATGTCTCCGCCGCTCGGCCCGCGGGCTGCTCGCTCCTGGGCTCTGACTTCGGATTCTCGTGCATCGCACAAAGTATGACGCCGCGCAGTGCCCCGAGCCAGGTGCGCCTCGAGCGCGCCATTCGGTGCAAGGGCACACGCCGTTACCGCAAAGAGTCGGCTACCACACGGGTCGCCCCTGCGCCGTCACCGGCGACGGGGTCATCACTTCAGTAGCAGCATGATGGCGATCACCAAAGCGTAAATGACCAACGACTCGATCAAAGCCAAGCCGAGAATGAGCGGCGTGAAGATCTTGTCGGAGGCATTGGGATTGCGTGCGATCCCTTCCAGTGCGGAAGCTGCAGCGCGTCCCTGACCGATCCCGCCACCTGCAGCCGCGATTCCGATCGAGAGACCGGCGCCAAGGTAAGCAAACGCCCTGATGTCGTTCTCATTCGCACCCTGGTCCGCAAAAGCCGTCGCTGTGGTCAACAACGGAATCGCGAAACCAACAAAACGAAGCCATAGTGTTCTCATCGGAGATCCTCCTTGAACCATATCACAGGGTCGCCGCCTGAGCCCCGTTCGGTTTGAATACGTGATGCAATCCAAGCATTTCGTTCCAGACCCGAAGGCCCTTCAGCCCCGGAACGAGGCGTAGCAGGGCTACGCCACAGTGAGGAGCGAGCAGGCAAGCCGGGTCTGGGACGAAAGGTGCGGGATCGCATAGGATTCAAACCGGTCGGCGCTCTAGGGGCGGGGGACGAGAAACCGTGGCCACTCAGTGGTCCCCCTGTTCGATGGCCATGGCGATATACACGGTTGACAACAAGCAGAAAACCAATGTTTGTACGGTTACTACGAGGGCACCCAACAGGAGCATGGGGATCGGGATGAGGAAGGGGGCCAGCTCGCCGAACTGGTCCAGTACCCGATGATCAGCGTCCATGTTTGCCGCCAGCCGCACGGACAGCGACAGCGGTCGAACGAGATGGCTGACGGTCTCCAAAAACAGCATAAGCACTATGAGGGGCGCTGCACGCCACTTCACGATGGGACCGAGGAAATGTTTGAAGTAGCTCAGACCGTGGTGTTTCACCCCGTAGACGTGAGTCACACAGAAGATCACCAGCGCGCAGGCCAACGTGGTGTCGAGCTTGTTGGTCGGTGGTAGGAAGCCGGGAATCAAACCCAGACTATTCGAGAAAAAGATGAAGAACGCGCAGGTTCCAATCAGCGGCAAGAAATGACGAGCGGCCCGTGGGCCCATGGAGTCGGCCATGAACCGATAGATGGTTCCGACGAAGAGCTCTGCGAAGGTTCGCAACGTGAGCCGATCCTCGGGCACCAGCCTGTCGGGTCCCGCGGCTTTCAGACTGCGGGAAGTCGCGAGGGCTAGGACGGCCAACAGCAGGACGATAAGCACTGCGCCGTACACGTGGGCCACGCTGACCGGCTCGCCCATCAGCCAGGTCTTGCCGTCAGCGCTGAACGGCATCAGCCGCACCAAGGCCTCGAGCTCGCGGTCAAAGGGAAGGAAGCTGAACCAGGATTGTCCGTGCGGCATGGTAGATTCCGGACGGCGTGCGGCTGCCCTTGGAGCACCGGTCGGTTTCGGCGCTCTAGATAGACCCAGTCCGCAGGAAGCGCCAGCTTTCCGCCTGCTCCGTTCGGCTTAGGGCCCGCCTGGACTGGGCGAACATGGATCTCGTCCTAGGCGGTGTGTGAGGTCAGGCCGCTGCCCGCCGCGAACTGGCCGGCTACGGCTAACCCTGCCCGAAAGTGACAGGCTCGCGAACGGACCGCAAACAAGTGCAGCCAGGCCCATCAAGAACGGGCCGCCCTCCACGAACCCACCCGCCACCAGCACCGCAACTGCCGCCAGAAGCGCGGCGAGCTTGAGGAAGAGCAGCACGAAGTAGCGTGGCCTTCTGGTGCGGGTGAGGCGCCGGACGACAAAGCAGAGCAGCAGCCAGTTGGCGACGGCTATAGCCACGCCGACTGCGCAGCTCGGGACGAACTGGCGGCCCATCGCGAAGAGCACGATCGTGCAGGCAGCGAGACCGGCAAACAGAATGTGAAGCGAAGACGAGTAGTTGAGCGAAGCTCTCATGGTTCTATGCACCAACGTCGGGCGGGTCATCCCGATTAAGGACATGGTCGGGGTTAAGGACATTCTTGAGGGACAGGAGACGCTTGAGTCCAAAAAGTGAGCCAAGAAAAACCCCGCCCAATGTCAGGTAAGGTGAGGTTTCGAAGGCGCCATCCGCCCAGTAGCCTCCCGCCGCACCTGCGCAGGTGAGCGCTGTGACTTCGACACCGACCGCTGCGACTCGCCCGACCGCGCGCAGCTGCCTGCGACTCTCCGGGCCCGGCCACGACATGAGCGCCGCCTCGTCCGCGCGCCTCCAGGGCCTGCAAGACCGTGACGGAACGCCCGGTCAAACGCGGCAGGTTTTTACCACCGTCCCTAGGTCGGGTCAAGGACGCAAGCCCGCCTACAGCATCGCAAAAGCTCTACGCGCCGCCTCGCGGGTGACTTCGAACTCATCGTCGCCATGGGCGAGCGAGCAGAAACCCGCCTCGTACTGGGATGGCGGCCAATAGACCCCCTGATCGAGCATGGTCCGGTGCCAGCGGCCAAAAGCTTTGGTGTCGCAGGCCGCCGCGTCTTCCCAGCAGCGCACAGCCCGGTCGCAGAAGAACGGAGTCAACATGGAGCCCGATCGCTGAATCCGCACGGGCGCGCCGCCTTCCTGCGCCGCTTCCGAAAGGACCGCCTCTAGCCGGGCGCCCGCGCGATCCAGGCGATCGTACACGCCAGGCTGTCGCAGCAGCGTGAGCGTGGCGATGCCCGCTGCCACGGCCAGCGGGTTGCCGCTCAGGGTGCCGGCCTGATAAACCGGGCCGAGCGGAGCCACCGTTTCCATGATGTCGCGGCGACCCCCGTAGATGCCAACCGGCAGCCCGCCCCCGACGACCTTGCCGAGGGTGGTCAGGTCCGGACGCACGCCTAGCAGCTGCTGAGCCCCGCCCAGCGCCAGCCGAAAGCCGGTCATCACCTCGTCGAAAATGAGCACGCTGCCGCTCTGGCTTGTCAGTTCCCGCAGCGACCGTAGGAACCCCGGGTCCGGGGGTACGCAGCCCATGTTTCCGGCCACAGGTTCCACGACCACGGCTGCAATTCGGCTCCCCATGACGGAAAAGAGCTCGGCAGCGGCCTCGGCGTCGTTGTAGGGCAGGAGCACGGTGGTGCCGGCAACCGCGGCAGGGACGCCCGCGCTGTCCGGGACGCCCAGCGTGGCCGCCCCACTGCCAGCTTTCACGAGCAGATAGTCGGCCCCGCCATGGTAACAACCCGCACACTTCACGACGAAATCACGCTCTGTGTAGCCACGGGCGGCGCGCACCGCACCCATGACGGCCTCGGTCCCACTCGAGGTCATTCGGAGCATCTCGATAGAGGGAACGGCGTCTGAGACCAGCTCTGCCAACTGGACCTCGGCTTCGGTGGGAACTCCGTAGCTCATGCCACGGCCCGCGGCCTCGCACACCGCAGCCACCACGGTCGGATGAGCATGACCCAAGATCATGGGCCCGAACGACCCGATGTAATCGACGCAGCGCCGCCCATCTGCAGTCAGCAGCCATGCCCCCGTCGCGCCTGCGGCGAAGACGGGTACACCTGGAACGGCTTTGAAGGCCCGGACCGGGGAATTGACACCGCCTGGGAGCCTCTGGCAGGCGCGGCGAAAGAGCTTCTCGGACGTCGGCGTAGTCGTTGACATCGCTGCAGACTGCCGCGTCGGAAGCCAAGTCACAAGGGAGCCCCGGCGATCGCATCCAACCTCCCCGACGGTCTCGACCTGGAGGGGAATAGAGGGGAATAGGTGGCACGCCCTGTGTGTTGCCTAGCGACAGACGGCGTGTTAGCGAGTGCGCGGTCGTGTGTCCCGGAACCGGCCGGCGATTGGCCGGACCACGGGCAGCCGGCAGCCGCGAGGAGTCCACATGTACAGCGACGTACGAGCCATCAACGATCTCGTCGAAAAGGAAAGCGCTTTCGTGGACGCGATCATGCACGAAGTCCGCAAGGTGATCGTGGGTCAGGAGCAGATGCTGGAACGGATGCTGATCGGTCTGCTGACCGGTGGGCATGTGTTGCTCGAAGGCGTCCCCGGTCTGGCCAAGACGCTCACGGTCAAGACACTGTGCGACACGATCTCGGCGAAGTTCCAGCGCATTCAGTTCACGCCCGATCTGCTGCCGGCCGACCTTATCGGTACGGTCATCTACAACCAACAGCGTGGGGATTTCACGGCGAAGAAAGGACCCATCTTCGCCAACCTTGTGCTCGCTGACGAGATCAATCGCGCGCCGGCCAAGGTACAGAGCGCATTGTTGGAAGCCATGCAGGAGCGACAGGTCACGATCGGCGACGCGACCTTCCCCCTGGACCGACCCTTCATGGTGATGGCCACGCAAAACCCTCTGGAGCAGGAAGGCACCTATCCGCTGCCCGAAGCCCAGGTGGACCGCTTCATGATGCACGTTCGGGTGGACTACCCGAACCGGGAGCAGGAGCGGCAGATCATGGAGCGCATGACGGACCACGAGCTCAAGGTCCCCGGGGCTGCAGCCGGTGACGGCTCGACCGGCGCCCTGCGGGTACAGCGCGTGGTCAGCCCCGCGGACATTCTGCACGCACGCAAGACGATCGGCCACGTGTACGCCGACGACAAGATCAAGGACTACATTATCGATGTGGTGACTGCCACACGTGATCCGGCCGCTATCGGACTGAAGGACTTGCGGGATATGGTCGCGCACGGGGCATCGCCTCGCGCTTCGATCGCGCTCAACCTGACCTCCCGCGCGCACGCGTTTTTGAGGCA from Pseudomonadota bacterium includes:
- the atpE gene encoding ATP synthase F0 subunit C — its product is MRTLWLRFVGFAIPLLTTATAFADQGANENDIRAFAYLGAGLSIGIAAAGGGIGQGRAAASALEGIARNPNASDKIFTPLILGLALIESLVIYALVIAIMLLLK
- the atpB gene encoding F0F1 ATP synthase subunit A translates to MPHGQSWFSFLPFDRELEALVRLMPFSADGKTWLMGEPVSVAHVYGAVLIVLLLAVLALATSRSLKAAGPDRLVPEDRLTLRTFAELFVGTIYRFMADSMGPRAARHFLPLIGTCAFFIFFSNSLGLIPGFLPPTNKLDTTLACALVIFCVTHVYGVKHHGLSYFKHFLGPIVKWRAAPLIVLMLFLETVSHLVRPLSLSVRLAANMDADHRVLDQFGELAPFLIPIPMLLLGALVVTVQTLVFCLLSTVYIAMAIEQGDH
- a CDS encoding AtpZ/AtpI family protein: MSWPGPESRRQLRAVGRVAAVGVEVTALTCAGAAGGYWADGAFETSPYLTLGGVFLGSLFGLKRLLSLKNVLNPDHVLNRDDPPDVGA
- the hemL gene encoding glutamate-1-semialdehyde 2,1-aminomutase, encoding MSTTTPTSEKLFRRACQRLPGGVNSPVRAFKAVPGVPVFAAGATGAWLLTADGRRCVDYIGSFGPMILGHAHPTVVAAVCEAAGRGMSYGVPTEAEVQLAELVSDAVPSIEMLRMTSSGTEAVMGAVRAARGYTERDFVVKCAGCYHGGADYLLVKAGSGAATLGVPDSAGVPAAVAGTTVLLPYNDAEAAAELFSVMGSRIAAVVVEPVAGNMGCVPPDPGFLRSLRELTSQSGSVLIFDEVMTGFRLALGGAQQLLGVRPDLTTLGKVVGGGLPVGIYGGRRDIMETVAPLGPVYQAGTLSGNPLAVAAGIATLTLLRQPGVYDRLDRAGARLEAVLSEAAQEGGAPVRIQRSGSMLTPFFCDRAVRCWEDAAACDTKAFGRWHRTMLDQGVYWPPSQYEAGFCSLAHGDDEFEVTREAARRAFAML
- a CDS encoding MoxR family ATPase, translating into MYSDVRAINDLVEKESAFVDAIMHEVRKVIVGQEQMLERMLIGLLTGGHVLLEGVPGLAKTLTVKTLCDTISAKFQRIQFTPDLLPADLIGTVIYNQQRGDFTAKKGPIFANLVLADEINRAPAKVQSALLEAMQERQVTIGDATFPLDRPFMVMATQNPLEQEGTYPLPEAQVDRFMMHVRVDYPNREQERQIMERMTDHELKVPGAAAGDGSTGALRVQRVVSPADILHARKTIGHVYADDKIKDYIIDVVTATRDPAAIGLKDLRDMVAHGASPRASIALNLTSRAHAFLRHRGFVTPEDVKAVGPDVLRHRIIRTYEAEAEEVSSDQIVRRVFEAVEVP